One genomic window of Acidovorax radicis includes the following:
- a CDS encoding YgiQ family radical SAM protein, with the protein MNAPVDVSFFARAAKPLTSYRPYWAKRFGTAPFLPMSRAEMEKLGWDSCDIILVTGDAYVDHPSFGMAVIGRTLEAQGFRVGIIAQPDWQSAEPFKALGKPNLFWGVTAGNMDSMINRYTADRKIRSDDAYTPGDVGGKRPDRAAIVYSQRCREAFKDVPIILGGIEGSLRRIAHYDYWSDKVRRSIVVDAKCDLLLYGNAERALVEVAHRIAAREPVEKITDVRGTAFVRRSDDESGKGWFEIDSTSVDEPGRVEAHINPYMTTSEQAVAQGSTCSKDDAPDSVAASADGSSAGGQKDPQSTEPNPAIQPMLFVANPALKARLKVPPRDTSVIRLPSYEQVKSDPVLYAHANRVLHLETNPGNARALVQAHGEGVTARDVWINPPPIPLTTAEMDYVFDLHYARSPHPSYADENGSHDGATKIPAWEMIRFSINIMRGCFGGCTFCSITEHEGRIIQSRSEDSIIQEIEDIRDKVKGFTGTISDLGGPTANMYRLGCRSPQIEAACRKPSCVYPGICQNLTTDHGPLIKIYRRGRALKGIKKILIGSGLRYDLAIKSPEYVKELVQHHVGGYLKIAPEHTESGPLTKMMKPGIGNYDKFKQLFEKFSEEAGKKQFLIPYFIAAHPGTSDEDMMNLAVWLKKNGFRADQVQTFYPSPMATATAMYHSNKNPLRKVTRDSETVDIVRGEKRRRLHKAFLRYHDPNNWPLLRDALKAMGRADLIGNGKHHLIPTYQPLTCGGYESARRKNSTPPGAKGAKGVAPESPAKSSTPQKGRILTQHTGLPPRVTGAGKPSGAKTFKKAR; encoded by the coding sequence ATGAACGCCCCCGTTGACGTCTCCTTTTTTGCGCGCGCCGCAAAGCCTTTGACCAGCTACAGACCGTACTGGGCCAAACGCTTTGGCACGGCCCCGTTTTTGCCGATGAGCCGCGCCGAGATGGAGAAACTGGGCTGGGACAGCTGCGACATCATCCTGGTGACGGGCGACGCGTATGTGGACCACCCGAGCTTTGGCATGGCCGTGATCGGCCGCACGCTGGAGGCGCAGGGCTTTCGCGTGGGCATCATCGCCCAGCCCGATTGGCAGAGCGCCGAGCCCTTCAAGGCGCTGGGCAAGCCCAACCTGTTCTGGGGCGTGACGGCGGGCAACATGGATTCGATGATCAACCGGTACACCGCCGACCGGAAGATCCGCAGCGATGACGCCTACACCCCGGGCGACGTGGGCGGCAAGCGCCCCGACCGCGCCGCCATCGTCTACAGCCAGCGCTGCCGCGAAGCGTTCAAAGACGTGCCCATCATCCTGGGCGGCATTGAAGGCAGCCTGCGCCGCATTGCGCATTACGACTACTGGAGCGACAAGGTGCGCCGCTCCATCGTGGTGGACGCCAAGTGCGACCTGTTGCTGTACGGCAATGCCGAACGCGCGCTGGTCGAGGTGGCGCACCGCATCGCAGCGCGCGAGCCGGTCGAGAAGATCACCGATGTACGTGGCACGGCCTTTGTGCGCCGCTCAGACGATGAAAGCGGCAAGGGCTGGTTCGAGATCGACTCCACCAGCGTGGACGAGCCCGGCCGCGTGGAAGCCCACATCAACCCCTACATGACCACCAGCGAACAGGCCGTTGCCCAAGGCAGCACCTGCAGCAAAGACGATGCTCCTGATTCAGTAGCTGCTAGCGCAGATGGATCAAGCGCTGGAGGCCAAAAAGACCCTCAATCGACCGAGCCCAACCCCGCCATTCAGCCCATGCTGTTTGTCGCCAACCCGGCGCTCAAGGCCAGGCTCAAGGTGCCGCCCCGCGACACGAGCGTGATCCGCCTGCCCAGCTACGAGCAAGTCAAGAGCGACCCGGTGCTCTATGCGCACGCCAACCGAGTGCTGCACCTGGAGACCAACCCCGGCAACGCCCGTGCGCTGGTCCAGGCACACGGCGAAGGGGTGACGGCGCGCGACGTGTGGATCAACCCGCCCCCCATCCCGCTGACCACGGCCGAGATGGACTACGTGTTTGACCTGCATTACGCCCGCAGCCCGCACCCGAGCTACGCCGACGAGAACGGCAGCCACGACGGCGCGACCAAGATCCCCGCGTGGGAGATGATCCGGTTCTCCATCAACATCATGCGTGGCTGCTTTGGCGGCTGCACCTTCTGCTCGATCACCGAGCACGAGGGCCGCATCATCCAAAGCCGCTCCGAGGATTCGATCATCCAGGAGATCGAGGACATCCGCGACAAGGTCAAGGGCTTCACCGGCACCATCAGCGACCTGGGCGGCCCCACGGCCAACATGTACCGCCTGGGCTGCCGCAGCCCGCAGATCGAAGCCGCCTGCCGCAAGCCGAGCTGCGTGTACCCCGGCATCTGCCAGAACCTGACCACCGACCACGGCCCGCTGATCAAGATCTACCGCAGGGGCAGGGCGCTCAAGGGCATCAAGAAGATACTGATTGGTTCAGGCCTGCGCTACGACTTGGCCATCAAGAGCCCCGAGTATGTGAAAGAGCTGGTGCAGCACCATGTGGGTGGCTACCTCAAGATTGCGCCCGAGCACACCGAATCGGGCCCGCTCACCAAGATGATGAAGCCGGGCATCGGCAACTACGACAAGTTCAAGCAGCTGTTTGAAAAGTTCAGTGAAGAAGCGGGCAAGAAGCAGTTCCTGATCCCGTACTTCATCGCTGCACACCCGGGCACGAGCGACGAGGACATGATGAACCTTGCGGTCTGGCTCAAGAAGAATGGCTTCCGTGCCGACCAGGTGCAGACCTTCTACCCGAGCCCCATGGCCACGGCCACGGCCATGTACCACAGCAACAAGAACCCGCTGCGCAAGGTCACGCGCGACAGCGAGACCGTGGACATCGTGCGCGGCGAGAAGCGCCGCCGCCTGCACAAGGCCTTCCTGCGCTACCACGACCCCAACAACTGGCCGTTGCTGCGCGACGCACTCAAGGCCATGGGCCGGGCCGACCTCATCGGCAATGGCAAGCACCACCTGATTCCCACCTATCAGCCACTGACCTGTGGCGGGTATGAGAGTGCACGCCGCAAAAATTCGACGCCCCCGGGGGCGAAGGGCGCCAAGGGTGTAGCGCCTGAATCTCCGGCGAAATCCTCCACACCGCAAAAAGGCCGCATCCTTACGCAGCACACCGGCCTGCCGCCGCGGGTGACGGGGGCTGGTAAACCGTCAGGCGCAAAGACCTTCAAAAAAGCCCGCTGA
- a CDS encoding helix-turn-helix domain-containing GNAT family N-acetyltransferase, which yields MNTSDKGIGKGTATLTPVPVPVDAVNAVRRFNRFFTRRIGVLDPYLGSDLSLTGVRVLYELAHRETHVASELARELGLDGGYMSRILRRFEVAGWIHRSSSAKDARHNVISLTPAGRASFEPLQQRSHDDATALLAPLTPARRQEVVDAMERIETLLAPAPELAATTRMAVFRDPVPGDMGWVVQQHGEIYWREYGWDSRFEALVADIASQFVRKFQPAWEKGWIAELDGERVGAVFVVRKSPTTAQLRMLILAPKARGLGLGARLTDECIAFARAKGYKKMVLWTNSCLTAARGIYGQRGFRLVKSEPYEGFGLNLVGETWELKL from the coding sequence ATGAACACCTCAGACAAAGGAATTGGCAAAGGAACAGCCACCCTTACGCCGGTGCCCGTGCCCGTGGACGCAGTGAACGCAGTGCGCCGCTTCAACCGCTTCTTCACCCGCCGCATCGGCGTGCTTGACCCTTACCTTGGCAGCGACCTGTCGCTGACGGGTGTGCGCGTGCTGTATGAGTTGGCCCACCGTGAGACGCACGTGGCCAGCGAACTGGCGCGTGAACTGGGACTGGACGGTGGGTACATGAGCCGGATTCTTCGGCGGTTCGAGGTCGCAGGCTGGATCCATCGCAGCTCAAGTGCCAAAGATGCCCGGCACAACGTGATTTCGCTCACACCCGCAGGACGGGCGTCGTTTGAGCCGCTGCAGCAACGCTCGCACGATGACGCCACCGCCTTGCTTGCGCCGTTGACGCCCGCTCGTCGGCAAGAGGTAGTGGATGCCATGGAACGCATCGAAACACTGCTGGCCCCGGCCCCCGAGCTTGCCGCCACCACCCGCATGGCAGTTTTTCGTGACCCCGTGCCCGGAGACATGGGCTGGGTGGTGCAGCAACACGGAGAGATCTACTGGCGCGAATACGGCTGGGACAGCCGTTTTGAGGCCCTCGTCGCCGATATTGCGTCGCAATTCGTGCGCAAATTCCAACCCGCATGGGAAAAGGGCTGGATCGCCGAATTGGACGGCGAGCGGGTGGGCGCCGTTTTTGTCGTGCGCAAATCTCCGACCACCGCGCAATTGCGCATGTTGATCCTCGCGCCCAAGGCCCGTGGGCTGGGCCTGGGCGCGCGGTTGACCGACGAGTGCATCGCGTTTGCGCGCGCCAAGGGCTACAAGAAGATGGTGCTTTGGACCAACAGCTGCCTGACCGCAGCGCGTGGCATCTACGGCCAACGGGGCTTCAGGCTCGTGAAATCTGAGCCCTACGAAGGCTTTGGGCTCAACCTTGTGGGGGAAACCTGGGAGCTAAAGCTATAG